The following proteins are co-located in the Pseudomonas antarctica genome:
- the hutC gene encoding histidine utilization repressor, with amino-acid sequence MDESPAPLYARVKQMISQQILNGNWPPHYRVPSESELVSQLGFSRMTINRALRELTAEGLLVRMQGVGTFVAEPKSQSALFEVHNIADEIASRGHRHTCQVIHLCEEAAGSERAVALEMREGGRVFHSLIVHFENDIPVQIEDRFVNALVAPDYLQQDFTQQTPYAYLNQVAPLTEGEHVVEAILADAEECKLLQIEPSEPCLLIRRRTWSGRQPVTAARLIHPGSRHSLEGRFSK; translated from the coding sequence ATGGACGAAAGTCCGGCGCCCTTGTATGCCCGCGTCAAACAGATGATCAGCCAGCAAATCCTCAACGGCAACTGGCCGCCCCATTACCGCGTGCCGTCGGAGAGCGAGCTGGTCAGCCAACTGGGCTTCAGCCGCATGACCATCAACCGCGCCCTGCGCGAACTCACCGCGGAGGGGTTGCTGGTGCGCATGCAAGGCGTCGGTACCTTCGTCGCCGAACCCAAGAGCCAGTCGGCGCTGTTTGAAGTGCACAACATTGCCGATGAGATCGCCTCTCGCGGTCATCGGCATACCTGCCAGGTCATTCACCTGTGCGAAGAGGCCGCAGGCTCCGAGCGCGCCGTCGCCCTGGAAATGCGCGAAGGCGGGCGGGTGTTCCACTCGTTGATCGTGCACTTCGAGAACGACATTCCTGTGCAAATCGAAGACCGTTTCGTCAACGCCCTGGTGGCACCGGATTACTTGCAGCAGGATTTCACCCAGCAAACGCCTTACGCCTATTTGAATCAGGTTGCGCCGCTGACCGAAGGCGAGCACGTGGTCGAAGCGATCCTTGCCGATGCCGAAGAGTGCAAGTTGCTGCAGATCGAGCCCAGCGAGCCGTGCCTGTTGATCCGCCGTCGCACCTGGTCCGGTCGCCAGCCGGTGACCGCCGCGCGTTTGATCCACCCCGGTTCCCGTCATAGCCTGGAAGGACGTTTCAGTAAATGA
- a CDS encoding HutD family protein, whose translation MSAVKVWRATDYIRMPWKNGGGSTEEITRDAGLGLDGFGWRLSIADIGESGGFSTFAGYQRIITVIKGAGMVLTVDGEEQRGLLPLQPFAFKGESTVSCRLITGPIRDFNLIYSPQRYHARLQWMDGVQRFFSTAQTVLVFSVADEVKVLDQKLGHHDCLQIDGNTDLLDLSVTGRCCIIELTALG comes from the coding sequence ATGAGTGCAGTGAAAGTCTGGCGCGCCACCGATTACATCCGTATGCCCTGGAAAAACGGCGGCGGCAGCACCGAAGAAATTACCCGTGACGCAGGCTTAGGCCTGGATGGCTTTGGCTGGCGCCTGTCGATTGCCGATATCGGTGAGTCGGGTGGGTTTTCCACCTTCGCCGGCTACCAGCGCATCATCACCGTGATCAAGGGTGCGGGCATGGTGCTGACCGTGGATGGCGAGGAACAGCGCGGCCTGTTACCGCTACAGCCCTTTGCGTTCAAGGGTGAAAGCACGGTGTCATGCCGTTTGATCACCGGGCCGATCCGCGATTTCAACCTGATTTATTCGCCGCAGCGTTACCACGCACGCTTGCAGTGGATGGATGGTGTGCAGCGTTTTTTCAGTACGGCGCAGACCGTGCTGGTGTTCAGCGTTGCGGATGAAGTGAAGGTGCTGGACCAAAAGCTGGGTCATCACGACTGCCTGCAAATCGACGGTAACACCGACCTGCTGGACCTCTCGGTTACCGGCCGCTGCTGCATTATCGAACTGACCGCACTCGGTTAA
- the hutU gene encoding urocanate hydratase, which translates to MTKPTKYRDVEIRAARGNKLTAKSWLTEAPLRMLMNNLDPQVAENPKELVVYGGIGRAARNWECYDQIVESLTNLNDDETLLVQSGKPVGVFKTHSNAPRVLIANSNLVPHWASWEHFNELDAKGLAMYGQMTAGSWIYIGSQGIVQGTYETFVEAGRQHYNSDLTGRWVLTAGLGGMGGAQPLAATLAGACSLNIECQQVSIDFRLSSRYVDEQATDLDDALARIAKYTKEGKAISIALLGNAAEILPELVKRGVRPDMVTDQTSAHDPLNGYLPAGWTWDEYRARAKTEPAAVIKAAKQSMAVHVKAMLEFQKQGIPTFDYGNNIRQMAQEEGVQDAFAFPGFVPAYIRPLFCRGIGPFRWAALSGDPQDIYKTDAKVKELIPDDAHLHNWLDMARERISFQGLPARICWVGLGQRAKLGLAFNEMVRSGELSAPVVIGRDHLDSGSVASPNRETEAMQDGSDAVSDWPLLNALLNTASGATWVSLHHGGGVGMGFSQHSGMVIVCDGTDEAAERIARVLHNDPATGVMRHADAGYQIAIDCAKEQGLDLPMIK; encoded by the coding sequence GTGACCAAGCCTACAAAATACCGTGACGTCGAAATCCGCGCCGCCCGCGGTAACAAGCTCACCGCCAAAAGCTGGCTGACTGAAGCGCCGCTGCGCATGCTGATGAACAACCTCGACCCGCAAGTGGCCGAGAACCCGAAAGAGCTGGTGGTGTACGGCGGTATCGGCCGTGCGGCGCGTAACTGGGAGTGCTACGACCAGATCGTCGAGAGCCTCACCAATTTGAATGACGACGAGACCCTGCTGGTGCAATCCGGCAAGCCGGTCGGCGTGTTCAAGACCCACAGCAACGCTCCGCGCGTACTGATCGCCAACTCCAACCTGGTACCGCACTGGGCCAGTTGGGAACACTTTAACGAGCTGGATGCCAAGGGCCTGGCCATGTACGGCCAGATGACTGCCGGCAGCTGGATCTACATCGGCAGCCAGGGCATCGTCCAGGGTACCTACGAAACCTTCGTCGAAGCCGGTCGCCAGCATTACAACAGCGACCTGACCGGCCGTTGGGTCCTCACCGCCGGCCTCGGTGGCATGGGCGGCGCCCAGCCGCTGGCCGCAACCCTGGCCGGGGCGTGCTCGCTGAACATCGAGTGCCAGCAGGTCAGTATCGACTTCCGCTTGAGCAGCCGTTATGTCGACGAGCAAGCCACCGACCTCGACGACGCCCTGGCCCGCATCGCCAAATACACCAAGGAAGGCAAGGCCATCTCCATCGCCCTGCTGGGTAACGCGGCGGAAATCCTGCCGGAGCTGGTCAAGCGTGGCGTGCGCCCGGACATGGTCACCGACCAGACCAGCGCCCACGATCCACTCAACGGCTACCTGCCGGCCGGCTGGACCTGGGACGAATACCGCGCCCGCGCCAAAACCGAACCGGCTGCTGTGATCAAGGCCGCCAAGCAGTCGATGGCCGTGCACGTCAAAGCCATGCTCGAGTTCCAGAAGCAAGGCATCCCGACCTTCGACTACGGCAACAACATCCGCCAGATGGCGCAAGAAGAAGGCGTGCAAGACGCCTTCGCCTTCCCAGGCTTCGTACCGGCCTACATCCGCCCACTGTTCTGCCGTGGCATCGGCCCGTTCCGCTGGGCGGCGCTGTCCGGCGACCCGCAGGACATCTACAAGACCGACGCCAAAGTCAAAGAGCTGATCCCCGACGACGCGCACCTGCACAACTGGCTGGACATGGCGCGCGAGCGCATCAGCTTCCAGGGCCTGCCGGCACGTATCTGCTGGGTGGGCCTGGGCCAGCGCGCCAAGCTGGGCCTGGCGTTCAACGAAATGGTGCGCAGCGGCGAGCTGTCGGCACCGGTGGTGATCGGCCGTGACCACCTCGACTCCGGCTCGGTCGCCAGCCCGAACCGCGAAACCGAAGCCATGCAGGACGGTTCCGACGCTGTGTCCGACTGGCCACTGCTCAACGCCTTGCTCAACACCGCCAGCGGCGCGACCTGGGTTTCGCTGCACCACGGCGGCGGCGTGGGCATGGGCTTCTCCCAGCACTCCGGCATGGTGATCGTTTGCGACGGTACCGATGAAGCCGCCGAGCGGATCGCCCGCGTACTGCACAACGACCCGGCCACCGGTGTGATGCGCCACGCAGACGCCGGTTACCAGATCGCAATCGACTGCGCCAAAGAGCAGGGCCTCGATCTTCCGATGATCAAGTAA
- a CDS encoding purine-cytosine permease family protein codes for MAANDARASTTPLIERRSIDYIPEAERHGRLFSQFTLWMGANLQITAIVTGALAVVLGGDVFWSLIGLLIGQLIGGGVMALHAAQGPKLGLPQMISSRVQFGVYGAAIPIVLVCLMYLGFTATGTVLSGQALGQLFGVSDSVGILIFASVIVLVTVLGYRVIHWIGRVASVIGVVAFVYLFSRLISQTDVGALLQIRHFSWSSFLLAVSLAASWQIAFGPYVADYSRYLPSKTSSLKTFLAAGAGSVIGAQVAMILGVFAAAMSNGQFAGHEVAYIVGLSGTGATAALLYFSIAFGKVTISTLNSYGSFMCIATIISGFRGRLEVTRLQRLVFVLVIVGTATLIALLGQHSFLGAFKSFILFLLAFFTPWSAINLVDYYCITRERYDVPALADPNGRYGRWNLLGISVYVFGVLVQLPFISTKFYTGPLVAALGDVDISWIIGLVLPAALYYVCAKKWHSAIPERLILPREQGAAPTTNGLAAQA; via the coding sequence ATGGCTGCAAATGACGCACGTGCAAGCACCACACCGTTGATCGAAAGGCGTTCGATCGACTACATCCCGGAAGCGGAAAGACACGGTCGTCTGTTCAGTCAGTTCACCCTATGGATGGGTGCCAACCTGCAAATCACCGCGATTGTCACCGGGGCCCTGGCCGTGGTGCTGGGCGGTGATGTGTTCTGGTCGTTGATCGGTCTGTTGATCGGCCAATTGATCGGTGGCGGTGTCATGGCGTTGCATGCGGCGCAAGGGCCGAAGCTTGGCCTGCCGCAGATGATCTCCAGCCGGGTACAGTTCGGTGTTTATGGCGCGGCCATCCCGATCGTGCTGGTCTGTTTGATGTACCTCGGCTTTACCGCGACCGGCACCGTACTGTCCGGCCAAGCGCTGGGCCAGTTGTTTGGCGTCAGCGACAGCGTCGGTATCCTTATTTTCGCCAGTGTCATTGTGCTGGTCACGGTGCTCGGTTACCGGGTGATCCATTGGATCGGTCGCGTCGCCAGCGTCATCGGTGTGGTTGCCTTCGTCTACCTGTTCAGCCGCCTGATCAGCCAGACCGACGTTGGCGCACTCCTGCAAATCCGTCACTTCAGTTGGAGCAGTTTTTTGCTGGCGGTGTCGCTCGCGGCCTCCTGGCAGATCGCTTTCGGCCCTTACGTGGCGGACTATTCACGTTACTTGCCGAGCAAGACGTCTTCGCTGAAAACCTTTCTCGCCGCTGGCGCGGGCTCGGTCATTGGTGCACAGGTAGCGATGATCCTCGGCGTGTTTGCCGCGGCCATGTCCAACGGGCAATTCGCAGGTCACGAAGTGGCTTACATCGTTGGTTTGAGTGGTACGGGTGCCACGGCTGCGCTGCTGTACTTCAGCATCGCTTTCGGCAAGGTCACCATCTCTACGCTGAACTCCTACGGCAGTTTCATGTGCATCGCGACCATCATCAGCGGCTTTCGGGGTCGCCTGGAGGTCACGCGTCTGCAACGCCTGGTCTTCGTGCTGGTCATTGTCGGTACTGCGACCCTGATCGCGTTGCTCGGCCAGCACTCGTTCCTCGGTGCTTTCAAGTCTTTCATCCTGTTCCTGCTGGCGTTCTTTACGCCCTGGAGTGCGATCAACCTGGTGGATTACTACTGCATCACCCGCGAGCGCTATGACGTGCCGGCGCTGGCCGACCCGAACGGTCGCTACGGTCGCTGGAACCTGCTCGGTATCAGCGTCTATGTCTTCGGCGTGCTGGTGCAATTGCCATTCATCTCCACCAAGTTCTACACCGGCCCGCTGGTGGCCGCGCTGGGTGATGTGGATATTTCCTGGATCATCGGTCTGGTACTTCCCGCAGCCCTCTATTACGTCTGTGCGAAAAAGTGGCACAGCGCAATTCCTGAACGACTGATCCTGCCGCGAGAGCAGGGCGCTGCACCAACGACAAACGGGCTGGCCGCACAAGCCTGA
- a CDS encoding ABC transporter substrate-binding protein, which produces MKMNKTLLASLFSAGLLASAGAQAAGWCESGKPVKFAGLNWESGMLLTDILQTVLEKGYDCKTDSLPGNSITMENALSSNDIQVFAEEWVGRSEVWNKAEKAGKVVGVGAPVVGAVEGWYVPRYVIEGDAKRKLEPKAPDLKNIADLAKYASVFKDQEEPSKGRFYNCPAGWTCELDNSEMLKSYGLESTYTNFRPGTGPALDAAVLSSYKRGEPILFYYWSPTPLMGQVDLVKLEEKPGVDKTVSIKVGLSKTFHEQAPELVAVLEKVNLPIELLNQNLGRMAKERIESPKLAKIFLKEHPEVWHAWVSDDAAKKIDAAL; this is translated from the coding sequence ATGAAGATGAATAAAACCCTGCTGGCATCACTGTTTTCTGCAGGCTTGCTGGCTAGCGCCGGCGCCCAGGCGGCCGGTTGGTGCGAATCCGGCAAACCGGTGAAATTCGCCGGCCTGAACTGGGAAAGCGGCATGTTGCTCACCGACATCCTGCAAACCGTGCTGGAAAAAGGCTACGACTGCAAAACCGACAGCCTGCCGGGCAACTCCATCACCATGGAAAACGCCCTGAGCAGCAACGACATCCAGGTGTTTGCCGAAGAGTGGGTCGGCCGCAGCGAAGTCTGGAACAAGGCCGAGAAGGCCGGCAAAGTCGTCGGCGTCGGTGCCCCGGTTGTCGGTGCTGTCGAAGGCTGGTACGTGCCGCGTTACGTGATTGAAGGCGACGCCAAGCGCAAGCTGGAACCCAAGGCGCCGGACCTGAAAAACATCGCCGACCTGGCCAAATACGCTTCGGTGTTCAAGGATCAGGAAGAGCCATCCAAGGGCCGCTTCTACAACTGCCCGGCCGGCTGGACCTGTGAGCTGGACAACAGCGAAATGCTTAAAAGCTATGGCCTGGAAAGCACCTACACCAACTTCCGCCCAGGCACCGGCCCGGCGCTGGATGCGGCGGTGCTGTCGAGCTACAAGCGTGGCGAGCCGATCCTCTTTTATTACTGGTCACCCACCCCGCTGATGGGCCAGGTTGATCTGGTCAAGCTGGAAGAAAAACCCGGTGTGGATAAAACCGTGAGCATCAAGGTTGGCTTGTCCAAGACCTTCCACGAGCAAGCGCCGGAGCTGGTGGCCGTGCTGGAGAAGGTCAACCTGCCCATCGAACTGCTGAACCAGAACCTGGGCCGCATGGCCAAAGAGCGAATTGAGTCGCCAAAACTGGCGAAAATTTTCCTCAAGGAACATCCTGAAGTCTGGCACGCATGGGTGAGCGACGACGCAGCCAAGAAAATCGACGCGGCCTTGTAG
- a CDS encoding ABC transporter permease → MFPESFTFSIADWVNGWVDSLVTNYGDVFRHISDTLLWAIVNLEGLLRAAPWWLMLAIVGGIAWHATRKVVTTAVIVGLLFLVGAVGLWDKLMQTLALMMVATVISVLIGIPLGILSARSNRLRSVLMPLLDIMQTMPSFVYLIPVLMLFGLGKVPAIFATVIYAAPPLIRLTDLGIRQVDGEVMEAINAFGANRWQQLFGVQLPLALPSIMAGINQTTMMALSMVVIASMIGARGLGEDVLVGIQTLNVGRGLEAGLAIVILAVVIDRITQAYGRPRHEANK, encoded by the coding sequence ATGTTTCCTGAGAGTTTTACGTTTTCCATCGCCGACTGGGTCAACGGTTGGGTGGACTCGCTGGTCACCAACTACGGCGATGTGTTCCGGCACATCTCCGATACCCTGCTGTGGGCCATCGTCAACCTGGAAGGGTTGCTGCGCGCGGCGCCCTGGTGGCTGATGCTGGCCATCGTCGGCGGGATCGCCTGGCACGCCACCCGCAAGGTGGTGACCACGGCGGTCATCGTCGGGTTGCTGTTCCTGGTGGGCGCGGTGGGCCTGTGGGACAAGCTGATGCAAACGCTCGCACTGATGATGGTCGCCACGGTGATCTCGGTGCTGATCGGCATTCCGCTGGGCATTCTGTCGGCACGCAGCAATCGCCTGCGTTCGGTGCTGATGCCGTTGCTCGACATCATGCAAACCATGCCCAGCTTCGTGTACCTGATTCCGGTGCTGATGCTGTTCGGCCTCGGCAAGGTGCCGGCGATTTTCGCCACGGTGATCTACGCCGCGCCGCCGCTGATTCGCCTGACGGATTTGGGCATTCGCCAAGTCGACGGCGAAGTCATGGAAGCCATCAATGCCTTCGGTGCCAACCGCTGGCAGCAACTGTTCGGCGTGCAACTGCCGCTGGCGCTGCCGAGTATCATGGCCGGGATCAACCAGACCACCATGATGGCGCTGTCGATGGTGGTGATCGCCTCGATGATCGGTGCCCGTGGCCTGGGTGAAGACGTCCTCGTCGGCATCCAGACCCTTAACGTTGGCCGTGGCCTCGAAGCCGGGCTGGCGATCGTGATTCTTGCAGTGGTCATCGACCGCATTACCCAGGCCTATGGTCGTCCACGGCATGAGGCGAACAAATGA
- a CDS encoding quaternary amine ABC transporter ATP-binding protein yields MTTVSKIEVKNVFKIFGNRSKEALALVGQGKTKDQVLAETGCVVGVNDLSLSIGTGEIFVIMGLSGSGKSTLVRHFNRLIDPTSGAILVDGEDILQLDMEALRQFRRHKISMVFQSFGLLPHKSVLDNVAYGLKVRGETKQVCAERALHWIETVGLKGYENKYPHQLSGGMRQRVGLARALAADTDIILMDEAFSALDPLIRAEMQDQLLELQKTLHKTIVFITHDLDEAVRIGNRIAILKDGKLIQVGTPREILHSPADEYVDRFVQRRAAVV; encoded by the coding sequence ATGACTACTGTCAGCAAAATTGAAGTCAAGAACGTCTTCAAGATCTTCGGCAACCGCTCCAAGGAAGCGCTGGCGCTGGTTGGCCAGGGCAAGACCAAGGACCAGGTGCTGGCCGAGACCGGCTGCGTGGTCGGCGTGAACGACCTGTCCCTGAGCATCGGCACCGGCGAGATCTTTGTGATCATGGGGCTATCGGGCTCCGGCAAATCCACACTGGTGCGCCACTTCAACCGCCTGATCGACCCCACCAGCGGCGCGATCCTGGTGGACGGCGAAGATATCCTGCAACTGGACATGGAAGCCCTGCGCCAATTCCGTCGGCACAAGATCAGCATGGTGTTCCAGAGCTTCGGCCTGCTGCCCCACAAGAGTGTGCTCGACAACGTCGCCTACGGCTTGAAAGTGCGTGGCGAAACCAAGCAGGTCTGCGCCGAACGCGCGCTGCACTGGATCGAAACCGTGGGCCTCAAAGGCTACGAAAACAAATACCCGCACCAGCTTTCCGGCGGCATGCGCCAGCGTGTGGGCCTGGCCCGCGCCTTGGCGGCTGACACCGACATCATTCTGATGGACGAAGCCTTCAGTGCGCTCGACCCGCTGATCCGCGCCGAGATGCAGGACCAGTTGCTGGAGCTGCAAAAGACTTTGCACAAGACCATCGTGTTCATCACCCACGACCTCGACGAAGCCGTACGTATTGGCAACCGCATTGCGATCCTCAAGGACGGCAAGCTGATCCAGGTCGGCACGCCGCGCGAGATTCTGCATTCGCCGGCGGATGAGTATGTGGACCGGTTTGTTCAGCGGCGGGCGGCGGTGGTCTGA
- a CDS encoding HAL/PAL/TAL family ammonia-lyase, translated as MSQAAKIIIADAPMRWQDVVAVARHGAVLELSGHAWARIDNAQAIVQRIVTRGERAYGVNTGLGALCNVSLKGEQLSQLSRNTLLSHACGVGPVLRDEQTRAIICAAIINYSHGKSGLHPQVVHSLLALLNHGITPQVPSQGSVGYLTHMAHVGVALLGVGNVSYQGRVVPAQQALSAEGLQPVVLGAKDGLCLVNGTPCMTGLSCLALADAHHLLQWADVIGAMSFEAQRGQIDAFDEAIIALKPHPGMQHVGINLRALLDGSEVIASSKGIRTQDALSIRSIPQIHGAARDQVEHATRQIETELNSATDNPLVLGTPDNYRVVSQANPHGQSVALAADMLAIAMAEIGSVAERRLDRLINPHVSGLPAFLVSNPGVNSGMMIVQYVAASLCGQNRQLAQPAVLDNFVTSGLQEDHLSMGTNAALKLHQLLANVTQILAIEYLLAAQAFEFLKDQRFGAGTDSAWRLLREKVPPYEQDRWLAPDIASAAALLNDTALLHHVLPNLH; from the coding sequence ATGTCCCAGGCAGCAAAAATCATCATCGCCGACGCCCCGATGCGCTGGCAGGACGTGGTCGCCGTGGCTCGTCACGGCGCAGTGCTCGAACTCTCGGGCCACGCCTGGGCGCGCATCGACAATGCCCAGGCCATCGTGCAGCGCATCGTCACCCGCGGTGAACGCGCCTATGGCGTGAACACCGGCCTGGGCGCGCTGTGCAATGTGTCGCTCAAGGGTGAGCAACTCAGCCAGCTGTCGCGCAATACCTTGCTGAGCCACGCCTGTGGCGTCGGCCCGGTGCTCCGCGACGAGCAGACCCGCGCGATTATTTGCGCGGCCATCATCAACTACAGCCACGGCAAATCCGGCCTGCATCCGCAGGTGGTGCATTCGTTGCTGGCACTGCTTAACCACGGCATCACGCCGCAAGTGCCGTCCCAGGGTTCGGTGGGTTACCTGACCCACATGGCCCACGTCGGCGTGGCCTTGCTCGGCGTTGGTAATGTGAGCTACCAGGGCCGCGTCGTCCCGGCGCAACAGGCCCTGAGCGCAGAAGGTTTGCAGCCGGTGGTGCTCGGCGCCAAGGACGGCCTGTGCCTGGTCAATGGCACGCCGTGCATGACCGGCCTGAGCTGCCTGGCCCTGGCCGATGCGCATCATTTGCTGCAATGGGCCGACGTAATCGGCGCCATGAGCTTCGAGGCCCAGCGCGGCCAGATCGACGCGTTTGACGAAGCCATCATCGCCCTCAAGCCGCACCCCGGCATGCAACACGTGGGTATCAACCTGCGCGCCTTGCTCGACGGCAGTGAAGTGATCGCCAGCAGCAAAGGTATTCGCACTCAGGATGCCTTGAGCATCCGCTCGATCCCGCAGATTCACGGCGCGGCGCGTGACCAGGTTGAACACGCCACGCGCCAGATCGAGACCGAACTCAACAGCGCCACCGACAACCCGCTGGTGCTCGGCACCCCGGACAACTACCGCGTGGTGTCCCAGGCCAACCCGCATGGGCAGTCCGTGGCGTTGGCGGCCGACATGCTCGCCATCGCCATGGCCGAAATCGGCTCCGTGGCCGAACGCCGCCTGGACCGCCTGATCAACCCGCATGTCAGCGGCTTGCCGGCGTTCCTGGTCAGCAACCCCGGGGTCAACTCCGGGATGATGATCGTGCAGTACGTCGCCGCCTCGCTGTGTGGGCAAAACCGCCAACTGGCGCAACCGGCGGTGCTCGACAACTTCGTCACCTCGGGCCTGCAGGAAGACCATCTGAGCATGGGCACCAATGCCGCGCTCAAGCTGCATCAGCTGTTGGCCAACGTCACCCAGATTCTCGCCATCGAGTACCTGCTGGCGGCCCAGGCGTTCGAGTTTCTCAAGGATCAGCGTTTCGGCGCAGGCACTGACAGCGCCTGGCGCTTGCTGCGTGAAAAGGTCCCGCCGTACGAACAGGACCGTTGGCTGGCGCCGGACATCGCGAGCGCCGCCGCGCTGCTCAACGACACCGCTTTGCTGCACCACGTATTACCGAATTTGCACTGA
- the hutH gene encoding histidine ammonia-lyase, with protein sequence MNVTALNLIPGQLSLAQLRAIYQQPVTLSLDDSATAQIEASVACVEQILAENRTAYGINTGFGLLASTRIACEDLENLQRSLVLSHAAGVGEPISDALVRLVMVLKVNSLSRGFSGIRRQVIDALIALINAEVYPHIPLKGSVGASGDLAPLAHMSLVLLGEGKARYKGEWLEATEALKVAGLAPLTLAAKEGLALLNGTQVSTAYALRGLFEGEDLFAGALACGGLTVEAVLGSRSPFDARIHAARGQRGQIDSAAAYRDLLGESSQVSQSHQNCDKVQDPYSLRCQPQVMGACLTQFRQAAEVLVVEANAVSDNPLVFAAEGDVISGGNFHAEPVAMAADNMALAIAEIGSLSERRISLMMDKHMSQLPPFLVGNGGVNSGFMIAQVTAAALASENKALSHPHSVDSLPTSANQEDHVSMAPAAGKRLWEMAENTRGILAVEWLAACQGLDLRDGLKTSPKLEKARDILRAKVGFYDKDRFFAPDIIAATELLASRCLNELVPVKLLPSL encoded by the coding sequence ATGAATGTGACTGCGCTAAATCTGATTCCAGGCCAACTGAGCCTCGCCCAACTGCGGGCCATCTACCAGCAGCCGGTAACCCTCAGCCTGGATGACAGCGCCACGGCGCAGATCGAAGCGAGTGTTGCCTGCGTGGAGCAGATTCTCGCCGAGAATCGCACCGCCTACGGCATCAACACCGGTTTCGGCCTGCTGGCCTCGACCCGCATCGCCTGCGAAGACCTGGAAAACCTCCAGCGTTCGCTGGTGCTGTCCCACGCTGCCGGCGTCGGTGAGCCGATCAGCGATGCGCTGGTGCGGCTGGTCATGGTGCTCAAGGTCAACAGCCTGAGCCGTGGCTTCTCCGGGATTCGCCGCCAGGTGATCGACGCGCTGATCGCGTTGATCAACGCCGAGGTGTACCCACACATCCCGCTCAAAGGTTCGGTCGGTGCATCCGGTGACCTGGCGCCATTGGCGCACATGTCGCTGGTGCTGCTGGGCGAAGGCAAGGCGCGCTACAAAGGCGAATGGCTGGAAGCCACCGAAGCGCTGAAAGTCGCCGGCCTGGCGCCGCTGACCCTCGCCGCCAAGGAAGGCCTGGCGCTGCTCAATGGCACCCAGGTGTCCACCGCGTACGCCCTGCGTGGCCTGTTCGAAGGCGAAGATTTGTTCGCCGGCGCACTCGCGTGTGGTGGCCTGACCGTGGAAGCCGTGCTGGGCTCGCGCTCGCCGTTCGATGCACGTATTCACGCGGCGCGTGGCCAACGTGGGCAGATCGATTCGGCTGCGGCCTATCGCGACCTGCTGGGCGAAAGCAGCCAGGTCTCCCAGTCGCACCAGAACTGCGACAAGGTGCAAGACCCGTACTCCCTGCGCTGCCAGCCGCAAGTCATGGGCGCCTGCCTGACTCAATTCCGCCAGGCCGCCGAAGTGCTGGTGGTAGAAGCCAACGCCGTGTCGGATAACCCGCTGGTGTTCGCAGCCGAAGGCGACGTGATCTCCGGCGGTAACTTCCACGCCGAACCGGTGGCCATGGCCGCGGATAACATGGCGCTGGCCATCGCTGAAATCGGCTCCCTGAGCGAGCGTCGTATCTCGCTGATGATGGACAAGCACATGTCGCAACTGCCGCCGTTCCTGGTGGGCAATGGCGGGGTGAACTCCGGCTTCATGATCGCCCAGGTGACGGCGGCAGCACTGGCCAGCGAGAACAAGGCGCTGTCCCATCCGCATAGCGTCGACAGCTTGCCGACATCGGCCAACCAGGAAGACCACGTGTCCATGGCCCCGGCTGCGGGCAAGCGTCTTTGGGAAATGGCTGAGAACACCCGTGGCATCCTCGCCGTTGAATGGCTGGCTGCCTGCCAGGGCCTGGACCTGCGCGACGGCCTGAAGACTTCGCCGAAGCTGGAAAAAGCCCGTGACATCCTGCGCGCCAAAGTGGGGTTCTACGACAAGGACCGCTTCTTTGCCCCGGACATCATCGCCGCCACGGAGCTGCTCGCCAGCCGCTGTCTGAATGAGCTGGTGCCGGTCAAGTTGCTGCCAAGCCTCTAA